From a region of the Haematobia irritans isolate KBUSLIRL chromosome 4, ASM5000362v1, whole genome shotgun sequence genome:
- the LOC142234138 gene encoding uncharacterized protein LOC142234138 has translation MVLSSREKKSAAEKIIPQRKMRAASTQSKRNSDVYRSMLCKRYHSIRVCPRFIKMQPVERCRTVRQLKYCVNCLAKSHTVAYCKSKNKCRNCHHTMLHPSEPKLYTTGKPTKAKTKLTNRGKLQNCQHTQNPANRAQGTKRKIRGNLKKAPNQLATSQPLINQHIISDAIRSLATVLCASHQSSQFQARCHV, from the exons ATGGTCCTCTCGTCAAGAGAAAAGAAGTCAGCAGCAGAGAAGATCATTCCACAAAGAAAAATGAG AGCAGCAAGTACCCAGTCAAAGCGCAATTCCGATGTATATCGTTCCATGCTGTGCAAACGATATCACAGCATACGTGTATGCCCAAGATTCATCAAAATGCAACCGGTAGAGAGATGTCGAACAGTGCGTCAGCTTAAATATTGTGTCAACTGCTTAGCAAAAAGCCATACTGTTGCCTATTGCAAGTCTAAAAACAAATGTCGCAACTGTCATCACACCATGTTGCACCCATCTGAACCAAAGCTTTATACTACCGGGAAACCTACTAAAGCCAAGACCAAGCTTACTAATCGGGGAAAGCTTCAAAATTGCCAACATACCCAAAACCCAGCAAACCGAGCCCAGGGAACAAAAAGGAAGATTCGTGGCAATTTGAAGAAAGCACCTAACCAATTGGCTACTTCACAACCACTTATAAACCAACACATCATATCGGATGCCATTCGTTCCTTAGCGACAGTACTTTGTGCATCCCACCAATCTAGCCAATTTCAAGCCCGGTGCCATGTCTAA